The following proteins are co-located in the Leptodactylus fuscus isolate aLepFus1 chromosome 8, aLepFus1.hap2, whole genome shotgun sequence genome:
- the LOC142217473 gene encoding NFATC2-interacting protein-like isoform X1 encodes MANTERSEACPDPRTSPPHRYEAQSDDSSDSDVVVVNPHRMKRRRILQGTVPIMASVYSNKVNSSLKLIPDNLSTLAQMEKELQKKQGCEDLESEVPLDPPPAQSVAPLYDLSDSEDVEKNKSNPCERIRDSSPSPPPTPKTPVRKKRTRVNRQIRQMEASIQDLGTFLSPLHSAANDDNDVIVLGSSPPPEVTIKVRRRGKIFRINIRPTDTLQRLVESVASRLEVNASQILLLRGDEELDSKETPQSLNLTVADIIDCVVHSASQEKGSDEKICLKVQGKDKQSHLSVTIGKNEPLQSLIDQYKAAMGLSKKVCFMFEGQKLKGKNTPEELGLESDDIIEAWV; translated from the exons ATGGCAAATACTGAGCGCTCTGAGGCCTGTCCTGACCCCCGGACATCTCCTCCTCACAGGTACGAGGCG CAGAGTGATGACAGCAGTGACAGTGATGTGGTGGTGGTGAATCCGCACAGAATGAAACGCCGCAGGATCCTCCAGGGGACTGTCCCAATCATGGCGTCGGTGTACTCCAACAAG GTGAACAGTTCTCTAAAGCTGATACCAGATAACCTCAGTACTCTGGCCCAGATGGAGAAAGAGCTGCAGAAGAAGCAGGGCTGTGAAG ACCTGGAGAGTGAAGTtcctttagatccacctcctgcACAGTCAGTAGCTCCATTGTACGACCTGTCCGACTCTGAAGATGTAGAGAAGAACAAAAGTAACCCATGTGAAAG AATACGAGACTCTTCTCCGTCTCCACCTCCCACCCCAAAGACTCCAGTGAGGAAAAAGAGAACTAGAGTGAATCGGCAAATAAG GCAGATGGAAGCCAGTATCCAGGATCTGGGCACCTTCCTGTCTCCATTACATAGTGCTGCCAATGATGACAATGATGTGATTGTGTTGGGCAGCAGTCCACCACCTGAAGTGACCATAAAAGTACGCCGCAGGGGGAAAATCTTCAGGATAAACATCCGACCT ACAGACACCCTGCAGAGGTTGGTGGAGTCCGTCGCCTCGCGGCTTGAAGTCAACGCTTCACAGATCTTACTACTCCGTGGAGATGAAGAACTTGATAGTAAGGAGACTCCACAATCTCTGAACCTCACTGTGGCTGACATTATAG ATTGCGTGGTCCACTCTGCCTCTCAGGAGAAGGGATCGGATGAGAAAATCTGTCTCAAAGTCCAGGGGAAGGATAAGCAGTCACACCTCAGTGTCACAATTGGAAAG AATGAACCATTGCAGTCCCTCATAGACCAATACAAAGCTGCCATGGGACTCTCCAAAAAGGTCTGCTTCATGTTTGAAGGGCAGAAACTGAAGGGCAAGAATACACCTGAGGAGCTGGGCCTGGAGAGCGACGACATCATAGAAGCCTGGGTGTGA
- the LOC142217473 gene encoding NFATC2-interacting protein-like isoform X2, producing the protein MASSGADRQSDDSSDSDVVVVNPHRMKRRRILQGTVPIMASVYSNKVNSSLKLIPDNLSTLAQMEKELQKKQGCEDLESEVPLDPPPAQSVAPLYDLSDSEDVEKNKSNPCERIRDSSPSPPPTPKTPVRKKRTRVNRQIRQMEASIQDLGTFLSPLHSAANDDNDVIVLGSSPPPEVTIKVRRRGKIFRINIRPTDTLQRLVESVASRLEVNASQILLLRGDEELDSKETPQSLNLTVADIIDCVVHSASQEKGSDEKICLKVQGKDKQSHLSVTIGKNEPLQSLIDQYKAAMGLSKKVCFMFEGQKLKGKNTPEELGLESDDIIEAWV; encoded by the exons ATGGCGTCGTCTGGTGCGGACAGG CAGAGTGATGACAGCAGTGACAGTGATGTGGTGGTGGTGAATCCGCACAGAATGAAACGCCGCAGGATCCTCCAGGGGACTGTCCCAATCATGGCGTCGGTGTACTCCAACAAG GTGAACAGTTCTCTAAAGCTGATACCAGATAACCTCAGTACTCTGGCCCAGATGGAGAAAGAGCTGCAGAAGAAGCAGGGCTGTGAAG ACCTGGAGAGTGAAGTtcctttagatccacctcctgcACAGTCAGTAGCTCCATTGTACGACCTGTCCGACTCTGAAGATGTAGAGAAGAACAAAAGTAACCCATGTGAAAG AATACGAGACTCTTCTCCGTCTCCACCTCCCACCCCAAAGACTCCAGTGAGGAAAAAGAGAACTAGAGTGAATCGGCAAATAAG GCAGATGGAAGCCAGTATCCAGGATCTGGGCACCTTCCTGTCTCCATTACATAGTGCTGCCAATGATGACAATGATGTGATTGTGTTGGGCAGCAGTCCACCACCTGAAGTGACCATAAAAGTACGCCGCAGGGGGAAAATCTTCAGGATAAACATCCGACCT ACAGACACCCTGCAGAGGTTGGTGGAGTCCGTCGCCTCGCGGCTTGAAGTCAACGCTTCACAGATCTTACTACTCCGTGGAGATGAAGAACTTGATAGTAAGGAGACTCCACAATCTCTGAACCTCACTGTGGCTGACATTATAG ATTGCGTGGTCCACTCTGCCTCTCAGGAGAAGGGATCGGATGAGAAAATCTGTCTCAAAGTCCAGGGGAAGGATAAGCAGTCACACCTCAGTGTCACAATTGGAAAG AATGAACCATTGCAGTCCCTCATAGACCAATACAAAGCTGCCATGGGACTCTCCAAAAAGGTCTGCTTCATGTTTGAAGGGCAGAAACTGAAGGGCAAGAATACACCTGAGGAGCTGGGCCTGGAGAGCGACGACATCATAGAAGCCTGGGTGTGA
- the LOC142216428 gene encoding arylamine N-acetyltransferase 2-like, translated as MILTVELEGRRWLCDVGFGEGITDPFPLEAGWKEEQDSGVFRLQVEDEWYLERKEEETWQSLYKFTLEERKIEDFLEMCEYHQTSPSSIFVQKSFCSLQLPCARLTYMGHRLISTKYIKGGGKVNTTQELTEEEIPGLLRDKFGIVLSGKLIPKDEDIVIPSQHQSTFSSKPDLNTYLQRVGITEFSASSMQPSLSKLRILHRHHVLSVPFENLSIHSGEKIIPNISWIYDKIVLRKRGGFCYENNGLFLWVLQELGYQPRVLSGRVKDEVTGVYGPQFDHLILTAEVDGRRWLCDVGFGDGIIEPVPLEAGWEEKQDTGVYRLRVEGDEWFMQKKEDKVWSSLYKFTLAERTYEDFREMCEYHQTKPNSFFAKKTFCSQLLPTGRLTYMGHRLISSKYTEEGGSVKTTQELTEEEIPDLLRDKFGIVLSGKLIPKDE; from the exons ATGATATTGACAGTAGAACTGGAAGGTAGGAGATGGCTTTGTGATGTCGGTTTTGGGGAAGGAATCACTGATCCATTTCCACTGGAGGCCGGATGGAAAGAAGAACAAGACAGCGGTGTGTTCCGGTTACAGGTAGAAGATGAGTGGTACctggagaggaaggaggaggaaaccTGGCAGAGTCTCTACAAGTTCACCCTCGAGGAGAGAAAAATTGAGGACTTCCTAGAGATGTGTGAATATCATCAAACGTCACCCAGCTCCATATTTGTACAAAAGTCCTTCTGTTCCCTACAACTTCCATGTGCAAGACTGACGTATATGGGTCACCGGCTGATCAGCACCAAGTACATCAAAGGAGGTGGAAAGGTGAACACCACTCAAGAACTCACTGAGGAGGAGATCCCAGGTCTACTCAGAGATAAATTTGGGATTGTCTTGAGTGGAAAACTAATACCAAAAGATGAAGATATTGTGATCCCAAGTCAACATCAATCA ACCTTCTCCTCCAAGCCAGATCTGAACACCTATCTCCAGAGGGTCGGCATTACCGAATTCTCAGCATCTTCAATGCAACCTTCTCTTTCTAAACTACGGATTTTACACCGCCACCACGTACTCTCTGTCCCCTTTGAAAACCTCAGTATCCACAGTGGGGAGAAAATCATTCCAAACATTTCCTGGATATACGACAAGATTGTCCTGAGGAAACGCGGAGGCTTCTGTTACGAGAACAACGGTCTCTTCTTGTGGGTCTTGCAAGAGTTGGGGTACCAGCCCCGAGTTTTATCAGGCAGAGTGAAAGATGAAGTAACAGGTGTTTACGGCCCACAATTTGACCATTTGATACTGACAGCAGAAGTGGATGGAAGAAGATGGCTTTGTGATGTTGGTTTCGGGGATGGAATTATAGAACCTGTTCCACTGGAGGCCGGGTGGGAAGAGAAGCAGGACACTGGTGTGTACAGGTTACGTGTAGAAGGAGATGAGTGGTTCATGCAGAAGAAGGAAGACAAAGTCTGGAGTAGTCTCTACAAGTTCACCCTTGCGGAGAGGACATATGAAGACTTCCGGGAGATGTGTGAATATCATCAGACCAAACCAAATtccttttttgccaaaaaaacctTCTGTTCCCAACTGCTCCCTACTGGTAGACTGACGTACATGGGCCACCGACTGATCAGCAGCAAGTACACCGAGGAAGGTGGAAGTGTGAAGACCACTCAAGAACTCACTGAAGAGGAGATCCCAGATTTACTCAGAGATAAGTTTGGAATTGTCCTTAGTGGAAAATTGATACCAAAAGATGAGTAG
- the LOC142217473 gene encoding NFATC2-interacting protein-like isoform X3 — MASSGADRSDDSSDSDVVVVNPHRMKRRRILQGTVPIMASVYSNKVNSSLKLIPDNLSTLAQMEKELQKKQGCEDLESEVPLDPPPAQSVAPLYDLSDSEDVEKNKSNPCERIRDSSPSPPPTPKTPVRKKRTRVNRQIRQMEASIQDLGTFLSPLHSAANDDNDVIVLGSSPPPEVTIKVRRRGKIFRINIRPTDTLQRLVESVASRLEVNASQILLLRGDEELDSKETPQSLNLTVADIIDCVVHSASQEKGSDEKICLKVQGKDKQSHLSVTIGKNEPLQSLIDQYKAAMGLSKKVCFMFEGQKLKGKNTPEELGLESDDIIEAWV, encoded by the exons ATGGCGTCGTCTGGTGCGGACAGG AGTGATGACAGCAGTGACAGTGATGTGGTGGTGGTGAATCCGCACAGAATGAAACGCCGCAGGATCCTCCAGGGGACTGTCCCAATCATGGCGTCGGTGTACTCCAACAAG GTGAACAGTTCTCTAAAGCTGATACCAGATAACCTCAGTACTCTGGCCCAGATGGAGAAAGAGCTGCAGAAGAAGCAGGGCTGTGAAG ACCTGGAGAGTGAAGTtcctttagatccacctcctgcACAGTCAGTAGCTCCATTGTACGACCTGTCCGACTCTGAAGATGTAGAGAAGAACAAAAGTAACCCATGTGAAAG AATACGAGACTCTTCTCCGTCTCCACCTCCCACCCCAAAGACTCCAGTGAGGAAAAAGAGAACTAGAGTGAATCGGCAAATAAG GCAGATGGAAGCCAGTATCCAGGATCTGGGCACCTTCCTGTCTCCATTACATAGTGCTGCCAATGATGACAATGATGTGATTGTGTTGGGCAGCAGTCCACCACCTGAAGTGACCATAAAAGTACGCCGCAGGGGGAAAATCTTCAGGATAAACATCCGACCT ACAGACACCCTGCAGAGGTTGGTGGAGTCCGTCGCCTCGCGGCTTGAAGTCAACGCTTCACAGATCTTACTACTCCGTGGAGATGAAGAACTTGATAGTAAGGAGACTCCACAATCTCTGAACCTCACTGTGGCTGACATTATAG ATTGCGTGGTCCACTCTGCCTCTCAGGAGAAGGGATCGGATGAGAAAATCTGTCTCAAAGTCCAGGGGAAGGATAAGCAGTCACACCTCAGTGTCACAATTGGAAAG AATGAACCATTGCAGTCCCTCATAGACCAATACAAAGCTGCCATGGGACTCTCCAAAAAGGTCTGCTTCATGTTTGAAGGGCAGAAACTGAAGGGCAAGAATACACCTGAGGAGCTGGGCCTGGAGAGCGACGACATCATAGAAGCCTGGGTGTGA